A region of Culicoides brevitarsis isolate CSIRO-B50_1 chromosome 1, AGI_CSIRO_Cbre_v1, whole genome shotgun sequence DNA encodes the following proteins:
- the LOC134838061 gene encoding uncharacterized protein LOC134838061 — MTNLQEKIFTNDEVIKKVSLYINREIDKKEIMMKSFLKVLLAESLQMEIHKLKNIERQELYRETAKLIAQYRVGSGNERTWSAFSCHLINSLKNHKLGVKLFCEMPPNVPEKSEKEAENEVLKTDVSKNEAMKENLTNSETEPAIKREILTTEVPSEVVQETQMVQIPPEIVHEIEKIFIKEEKMDVDEKKVDSTNTKTSQNQLEEEKSSIFEEGSSRKNRISSIESNLSTASSKKSQKNDEIGTEKQLLESKRDETPPKTTENEENFITKNQKLRNSRNLSTESNISTSSSKKSHKNDHQITEPHQENDENPMTSKRKMRKSRNISIESTSSTTSNRQTRSRSSISKELDEVESKTPQRRNRRSTNSVTESNISTENASVTSENSILDQKTETEVITPQRKGRKSKNSEISNVNEKKKTKKISKKMIYNVENLLLHNNPKLKLALNCSVNKICNYSFSLHSKTLSLEMHPNPPNKGTQLIPITDVDISKLLYWPGVGIRLSLPEIEIFRFCASNATQNLIPPFLEIAEDSFEHTRENDLGCFKSFNNEGADLSTFVVEYYLEFIIAASKVSNFSKQQELETVIKTFLEDLKRLPFYRLKTEFSFFCASNKYYRDFEGQTAENDDRESLNLREIYNPEVVICIKRCSFEKNAEIDTEAMNEYFKKIILDKNPEEIEKFNNMLNQGFALQDLDCADKKFTGPLKVTLLCDHLGMIPDKEFYCVKCMFFGKIGDLAERKWVHECQKF; from the exons atgacaaatttacaagaaaaaatcttcactAACGACg aagtcATCAAGAAAGTTTCTCTCTACATAAATCGCGAAAtcgacaaaaaagaaattatgatGAAATCTTTTCTCAAAGTTTTGCTTGCGGAAAGCCTTCAAATGGAAATTCACAagctaaaaaatatagaaaggCAAGAATTGTACCGAGAAACTGCGAAATTAATCGCTCAATATCGAGTAGGAAGCGGAAATGAGCGAACTTGGTCTGCGTTTTCGTGTCATTTGattaattccttgaaaaatcaCAAGTTGGGAGTGAAGCTTTTTTGTGAAATGCCTCCGAATGTTCctgaaaaatctgaaaaagaagcagaaaatgaagttttaaagACTGACGTGTCGAAAAATGAAGCGATGAAAGAGAATTTAACAAATTCAGAGACAGAACCTGCgataaaaagagaaattttaacgACTGAAGTACCTTCGGAAGTAGTTCAAGAAACTCAAATGGTGCAAATTCCCCCAGAAATTGttcatgaaattgaaaaaattttcataaaagagGAGAAAATGGATGTTGAcgagaaaaaagttgattcGACGAACACAAAAACGTCTCAAAATCAACTTGAGgaggaaaaaagttcaatttttgaagaagggagttcaagaaaaaatcgaatttcatCCATAGAATCAAATTTATCAACAGCTTCgagtaaaaaatctcaaaaaaatgacgaaattgGTACGGAAAAGCAACTTTTGGAGTCCAAAAGAGACGAAACTCCTCCTAAAACgacagaaaatgaagaaaatttcatcacaaaaaatcaaaaattgagaaatagcAGAAATTTGTCAACAGAATCTAATATTTCAACATCTTCGAgcaaaaaatctcacaaaaatgATCATCAAATTACCGAACCTCATcaagaaaatgatgaaaatccaATGACTTCCAAgcgaaaaatgagaaaaagtcGAAATATTTCCATTGAATCGACTTCTTCGACAACTTCCAACAGACAAACTCGTTCAAGGTCCTCCATTTCCAAGGAACTAGACGAAGTAGAGTCAAAAACTCCTCAAAGACGGAACCGAAGATCAACAAATAGCGTCACAGAGTCAAACATTTCGACTGAAAATGCTTCCGTCACATCTGAAAACTCAATTTTGGACCAAAAAACTGAGACTGAAGTAATAACTCCCCAAAGAAAAGgtcgaaaatcgaaaaattctgAGATCTCGAATGTCAACGAGaagaaaaagaccaaaaaaattagcaaaaaaatgatttacaaTGTCGAAAACTTACTTTTGCACAACAATCCAAAGCTGAAACTCGCCTTAAACTGTTCCGTcaacaaaatttgtaattattcGTTCTCACTTCATTCCAAAACTTTGAGTCTCGAGATGCATCCGAACCCTCCGAACAAAGGAACGCAACTAATTCCCATCACAGATGTCGATATCAGCAAATTACTTTACTGGCCAGGCGTTGGAATTCGTCTCAGCTTACCTGAAATCGAGATTTTTCGGTTTTGCGCTTCGAATGCGACACAAAATTTGATTCCTCCGTTTTTGGAAATCGCCGAAGATTCTTTCGAGCATACAAGGGAGAACGATTTGGGCTGTTTTAAGTCATTCAATAACGAAGGAGCTGATTTATCAACATTTGTCGTCGAGTATTACTTGGAATTTATTATTGCGGCGAGCAAAGTCAGCAACTTTTCGAAGCAACAAGAGCTTGAAACTgtgataaaaacatttttagaggATTTAAAGAGACTTCCCTTTTATCGTTTGAAGActgaattttcctttttttgtgcctCCAACAAGTATTATCGGGATTTCGAAGGACAAACTGCAGAAAATGACGATCGAGAGTCCCTGAATTTGCGTGAAATTTATAATCCGGAAGTCGTGATTTGCATCAAAAGATGCagttttgagaaaaatgcTGAAATTGACACGGAAGCCATGAAtgaatacttcaaaaaaattattttagataaaaatccggaagaaattgagaaatttaataatatgttGAATCAAGGATTTGCATTGCAAGATCTCGATTGTGCGGATAAGAAATTTACGGGACCTTTGAAAGTTACTTTACTGTGCGATCATTTGGGAATGATACCcgataaagaattttattgtgttaaatgtatgtttttcggaaaaattggAGATCTGGCAGAAAGGAAATGGGTTCATGagtgccaaaaattttaa
- the LOC134832656 gene encoding reactive oxygen species modulator 1, giving the protein MPMPSGTIYNQGQMGQPSCFDRMKMGFTIGMCVGMASGALFGGFGALRAGLRGRELINNVGKVMLQGGGTFGTFMAIGTGIRC; this is encoded by the exons ATGCCGATGCCCAGCGGAACAATCTACAATCAAGGTCAAATGGGACAACCCAGTTGCTTCGATCGCATGAAAATGGGATTCACAATTGGAATGTGTGTTGGAATGGCATCTGGAGCTCTTTTCGGAGGTTTCGGAGCTTTacg TGCGGGACTTCGAGGCAGAGAATTAATCAACAACGTCGGAAAAGTCATGCTGCAAGGCGGCGGTACATTTGGCACGTTTATGGCAATCGGTACCGGCATtagatgttaa
- the LOC134832642 gene encoding endoplasmic reticulum-Golgi intermediate compartment protein 3 codes for MAHNGHRVLDSIKKFDAFSKTIEDAQIRTLSGATISVISFTLILILVVLEFNAYLSPNIEQTLFVDTTRSHKLQINFDLFIPTISCDYLSLDAMDSTGEQHMHIEHNVFKRRMDLDGNPIDEAKKEDITTPKKANATTEKPVETAVAEVTCGSCYGAEFNATHCCNSCQDVVDAYREKRWNPNIHDFEQCKKEQELDKAKEAYALKEACQIYGKIEVNRMSGSFHLAPGKSFSINHIHVHDVQPFLSSTFNTTHVINHLSFGEKIDYASTHPLDGRKAIAEEGGFMFNYYLKIVPTMYVFLNGTVLHTNQFSVTTYQRSVAAGKGEGGMPGVFFSYELSPLMVKITEKSNSIGHLATNICAIVGGIYVVASIIDSFLHSSIRVIRKKVELGKFS; via the exons ATGGCTCACAATGGACACCGCGTTCTCGATAGCATCAAGAAATTCGACGCCTTTTCCAAAACGATAGAAGACGCTCAAATCCGAACGCTTTCAGGCGCGACAA TTTCAGTCATTAGTTTTACGTTAATTTTAATCCTGGTTGTGTTGGAGTTCAATGCCTACCTTTCGCCGAACATTGAGCAGACGCTGTTCGTTGACACAACGCGATCTCACAAACTCCAGataaattttgaccttttcaTTCCCACAATTTCGTGCGATTATTTGTCGCTCGATGCCATGGACTCGACAGGCGAGCAACACATGCACATCGAGCACAATGTGTTCAAGCGACGCATGGATCTCGATGGAAATCCCATTGACGAAGCGAAAAAAGAGGACATAACGACACCAAAAAAGGCAAATGCGACAACAGAAAAGCCCGTGGAAACTGCTGTCGCTGAAGTGACGTGCGGAAGTTGTTACGGGGCGGAATTTAATGCGACTCATTGTTGCAATTCGTGTCAGGATGTCGTCGATGCGTACCGAGAAAAACGCTGGAACCCGAATATTCACGATTTTGAGCAATGTAAGAAGGAACAAGAGCTCGACAAAGCCAAGGAAGCATACGCATTGAAGGAAGCATGTCAAATTTACGGGAAAATCGAAGTAAATCGCATGAGCGGAAGTTTTCATTTGGCTCCCggaaaatcattttcaataaatcacATTCATGTGCACGACGTTCAACCATTTTTGTCGTCGACTTTTAACACGACGCACGTCATAAACCACTTATCGTTCGGCGAAAAGATCGATTACGCTTCGACACATCCGCTCGACGGAAGAAAAGCCATCGCTGAAGAAG gcGGTTTCATGTTCAATTATTACCTGAAAATCGTGCCCACAATGTATGTCTTCCTCAACGGAACTGTTTTGCACACAAATCAATTTAGTGTGACGACGTATCAAAGAAGCGTTGCTGCCGGCAAAGGAGAAGGGGGCATGCCCGGCGTCTTTTTCAGCTACGAACTATCCCCTCTAATGGTAAAAATCACGGAAAAATCCAACTCCATCGGGCATTTAGCAACCAATATTTGTGCAATTGTTGGCGGAATCTACGTCGTTGCGAGCATAATTGACTCGTTTTTGCACAGTTCGATCCGCGTCATACGGAAAAAAGTCGAATTGGGCAAATTTAGTTAA
- the LOC134827986 gene encoding inorganic pyrophosphatase: protein MVNKYQIIERGEPHSLDYRIFFKNESGNLISPMHDIPLYADDSKQVFNMVVEIPRWTNAKMEISLAEGLNPIKQDVKKGKLRFVANCFPHHGYIWNYGAFPQTWENPDHLDPGTGCKGDNDPIDVLEIGYRVAKRGEVKQVKILGTIALIDEGETDWKVITIDVKDPNADKLNDVADVERLFPGLLKASVEWFKIYKMPDGKPENKFAFNGEAKGAEFATKVVEETHKFWQGLINGQEESEISRANVTVENSPHTISNDQADDILQKASNGGEAQPLSDEIDKWHYVHLM, encoded by the exons ATGGTAaacaaatatcaaattatCGAGCGCGGCGAGCCACATTCCTTGGATTATCGTATTTTCTtca AAAATGAGTCGGGCAACTTGATTTCGCCGATGCACGACATCCCGCTTTATGCCGACGACTCGAAACAGGTTTTTAACATGGTTGTCGAGATTCCCCGATGGACCAACGCCAAAATGGAAATTTCCCTCGCCGAAGGATTGAATCCCATTAAGCAAGATgtgaaaaagggaaaattgcGTTTTGTGGCGAATTGCTTCCCGCATCACGGATACATCTGGAATTACGGTGCTTTTCCTCAAACATGGGAAAATCCCGACCATTTAGACCCGGGAACGGGTTGCAAGGGCGACAACGACCCAATTGACGTGCTCGAAATCGGATATCGTGTCGCGAAACGCGGCGAAGTGAAGCAAGTGAAAATTCTCGGGACAATCGCTCTCATCGACGAAGGCGAAACGGATTGGAAAGTCATCACGATCGACGTTAAAGATCCAAATGccgataaattaaatgatgttGCTGATGTCGAACGACTTTTCCCTGGATTGTTGAAGGCATCCGTcgaatggttcaaaatttacaaaatgccCGATGGCAAGCCAGAAAATAAATTCGCATTTAATGGCGAGGCAAAGGGAGCCGAATTCGCCACGAAAGTCGTTGAGGAAACGCACAAATTCTGGCAGGGGCTCATCAATGGACAAGAAGAGTCGGAAATTTCGCGCGCGAATGTCACAGTCGAGAATTCGCCGCATACCATTTCGAACGATCAAGCTGATGATATTCTCCAAAAGGCATCGAATGGGGGAGAAGCTCAACCGCTCTCCGATGAAA tcGACAAATGGCATTACGTGCATTTGAtgtaa
- the LOC134832651 gene encoding transcription termination factor 3, mitochondrial has protein sequence MQKNILLVIRALRPSIFIPQRCCHLQKIEELSDLDMQTYINEALRQEKPKSLIEPGGATELDEIAPYLKPTFNLAAYANKSHTLQQFLKMGVDLYKIEKRKGLGQFFLELDFEKHCKDHLMFLNDIGVSPDVFGAFITKNPLIFKESIQDLQTRVNYLEYKNFKKEAIVRIVEKNPFWLMFSTPRIDRRLGFFQKNFELTGNEVRKLATKQPRLITYNTMHVQKSIFSVKEEMGFSQDEMKRLTLKKPRIMMMNHDELLNRFEYIQKKMKLSHERILQTPELLETRQFILKQRHEFLKSLKRDQYDPKLPLYVPLEALVKSSNEEFVTVIAKSCMEEYEKFLKTL, from the exons atgcaaaaaaatattttgctcgtTATTCGGGCATTGAGACCCTCGATTTTCATCCCGCAACGCTGTTGTCACTTgcagaaaattgaagaattgtCGGATTTGGACATGCAAACGTACATCAACGAAGCTCTGCGACAGGAAAAGCCAAAAAGTCTCATTGAACCGGGCGGCGCGACAGAATTAGATGAAATTGCGCCGTATTTGAAGCCAACTTTCAACTTAGCTGCTTACGCGAACAAATCTCACACCTTACAACAGTTTCTAAAAATGGGCGTCGACTTGTACAAAATCGAAAAACGAAAGGGATTGGGTCAGTTTTTCCTCGAACTCGATTTCGAGAAGCATTGCAAGGATCATTTGATGTTTCTGAACGACATTGGAGTCTCGCCGGATGTTTTTGGGGCGTTTATTACGAAAAATCCGCTGATTTTCAAGGAAAGTATTCAAGATTTGCAGACCCGAGTGAATTATTtggagtataaaaatttcaaaaaagaagCAATTGTCAGAATTGTCGAGAAAAATCCGTTTTGGTTGATGTTCAGTACGCCCCGGATCGATCGACGTCTcggattttttcagaaaaactttgaattgaCGGGAAATGAAGTCCGAAAACTTGCAACAAAGCAACCGAGGCTCATCACATACAATACAATGCACGTACAGAAGAGTATTTTTTCCGTAAAAGAGGAAATGGGCTTCAGTCAAGACGAAATGAAGCGACTTACGCTCAAGAAACCacgaataatgatgatga atcatGACGAGCTCCTAAATCGCTTCGAATACAtccaaaaaaagatgaaactcTCGCACGAACGAATCCTTCAAACGCCAGAGCTGCTCGAAACTCGTCAATTTATCCTTAAACAACGTCACGAGTTCCTAAAATCCCTGAAAAGAGACCAATATGACCCAAAATTGCCGCTTTATGTGCCTCTCGAAGCCTTGGTGAAGTCATCAAATGAGGAATTCGTTACCGTCATTGCCAAATCCTGCATGGAAGAGTACGAGAAATTCTTGAAAACGCTCTAA
- the LOC134827598 gene encoding large ribosomal subunit protein eL20 has protein sequence MKAKGELKEYQVIGRKLPSEKEPNPPLFKMNLFAPDKIVAKSRFWYFLRQLRKFKKATGEIVQVKRVFEKTPLKIKNFGIWLRYDSRSGTHNMYREYRDLSIGGAVTQCYRDMASRHRARAHSIQVIKVEPVVASKTRRVQIKQFHDSKIKFPLTRRYDHKRFRKTFSLRRPTTYFG, from the exons ATGAAAGCTAAAGGAGAG tTGAAGGAATACCAAGTCATCGGGCGCAAATTGCCCTCGGAGAAGGAGCCAAATCCTCCATTGTTCAAAATGAACTTGTTCGCACCCGACAAGATCGTTGCGAAATCCCGTTTCTGGTATTTCTTGCGTCAATTGCGTAAATTCAAGAAGGCTACCGGCGAGATTGTTCAAGTTAAGCGTGTTTTCGAGAAGACTCCCTTGAAAATCAAGAACTTTGGCATCTGGTTGCGTTATGACTCGCGTTCCGGCACACATAACATGTACCGCGAATACCGTGACTTGTCCATTGGAGGCGCCGTAACACAATGCTATCGTGACATGGCTTCACGTCATCGTGCTCGTGCCCATTCAATCCaa gtcATCAAAGTCGAACCCGTGGTTGCTTCAAAGACACGTCGTGTGCAAATCAAGCAATTCCACGATTCCAAAATCAAATTCCCGCTCACGAGACGCTACGATCACAAGCGTTTCAGAAAGACCTTCTCATTGCGCCGACCAACAACCTATTTCGGATAA
- the LOC134832526 gene encoding activator of 90 kDa heat shock protein ATPase homolog 1, whose protein sequence is MAKWGEGDPRWIVEERPDATNVNNWHWTEKNATPWSKDKLKQLLEGLEIKKNGIHCRIKSCEKLEGEATANNRKGKLIFFYEWDIVLKWEGKLEGDEKFVTDGKATIPNLSEENDIDEVEITISIDESNELNERIKAFMYNVGRDKIREQLDSYVKTLKLDFAKGLILPSKDGAKDSDKVVIKNNTMINKKIEMQPVIDPKANVGVRIECETINITESFRCRAAELYDALTNKEMVAAFTRGDVKMEAIKGGEFQLFGGNISGKFDELVPHSKITQTWRYKQWPGGHHSHVTLELSEQDDHTELKLTQTSVPVSDLENTKQNWSRYYFESIKRTFGFGTFLY, encoded by the exons atggcaaaatggGGTGAAG gTGATCCACGTTGGATCGTTGAAGAGAGACCCGACGCCACAAATGTCAATAATTGGCATTGGACTGAAAAGAATGCGACGCCATGGTCGAAAGACAAGCTGAAACAGTTGCTCGAAGGCTTGGAAATCAAGAAAAACGGCATTCATTGTCGCATCAAGTCATGCGAAAAATTAGAAGGCGAAGCAACGGCAAATAATCGTAAAGGAAAATTGATCTTTTTCTACGAATGGGATATCGTGCTCAAGTGGGAAGGCAAGTTGGAGGGCGACGAAAAGTTTGTGACAGACGGCAAAGCGACAATTCCTAACCTCAGTGAGGAAAATGACATCGATGAAGTCGAAATTACCATCTCCATTGACGAATCCAACGAACTGAACGAGCGCATAAAGGCTTTCATGTACAACGTTGGGCGCGACAAGATCCGCGAGCAACTCGATTCTTACGTGAAAACGCTCAAACTGGATTTCGCCAAAGGATTAATTCTGCCCTCGAAGGACGGCGCGAAGGATAGTGATAAAGTTGTGATCAAAAACAACACGatgatcaacaaaaaaatcgaaatgcaGCCCGTGATCGATCCAAAAGCCAATGTCGGAGTTCGCATCGAATGCGAAACGATCAACATCACCGAATCCTTCAGATGTCGCGCCGCTGAGCTATACGACGCACTTACGAACAAAGAAATGGTCGCTGCCTTCACGCGAGGAGATGTCAAAATGGAAGCCATAAAGGGGGGaga atttcaATTATTCGGCGGAAATATCTCAGGAAAATTCGACGAACTCGTACCTCACAGCAAAATTACGCAAACTTGGCGATACAAACAGTGGCCCGGCGGGCATCATTCGCACGTAACTCTCGAATTAAGTGAGCAGGACGATCACACGGAGCTCAAGTTGACACAAACGAGTGTGCCCGTCTCCGATTTGGAGAATACCAAACAAAATTGGAGCCGATACTATTTCGAAAGTATTAAACGGACTTTTGGTTTCGGAACATTcttgtattga
- the LOC134834729 gene encoding ankyrin repeat, SAM and basic leucine zipper domain-containing protein 1 codes for MYRPGGLSDSDDYSDEFDDGFDRPKQRAFRIVKTKQEELEEEMYQAIVDGDLQKLKSVLESVPINLDDTFRSGYTLLMYACVEAHPEIVRFLIEKGATVNMEVESFTPLMMACRAEKDSARVFDIVQQLMANGAVVNQSSVYGETPLIFACQNGHTEVVRLIIKEASLDACNNQLGNTAIFFAVEKNHLEIVKLLLEHGASYNITNRQGYLPKVIAEMHGFADIVDLFPKNEEIYQIPDTFLCYQHYTDQVPGLFGQKPAAPPYFYRIREILNGLELDSLLPLLAKSSTSLPQFLTMNEEKLSAAGIDLPIFQKKILHGLLRFHAHKWAKTSIAPLTKSSHVDHFHVFSMMAAHLQHLVVLRCSLVYILQLVKDHPTFPKPQIKEIWNVMKNLETYMQELHKIFVIIDKKRRVEPKIDEITAEKAKKMPQKNVFTKKIVKFSSVLGVFALVGVFLIKKLT; via the exons ATGTACCGGCCCGGCGGATTATCCGATTCTGATGACTATTCCGACGAATTTGACGATGGATTTGATCGT cCAAAACAGCGTGCATTTCGCATTGTCAAGACCAAACAAGAGGAATTGGAAGAAGAAATGTACCAAGCAATCGTCGATGGTGATCTCCAAAAGTTAAAATCTGTATTAGAAAGTGTTCCCATTAACTTGGATGACACTTTTCGCTCGGGATATACTCTTCTAATGTACGCCTGTGTCGAAGCCCATCCCGAAATCGTGCGATTTCTCATCGAAAAAGGCGCCACAGTCAATATGGAAGTCGAATCTTTCACACCGCTGATGATGGCATGTCGTGCCGAGAAGGATTCCGCTCGTGTTTTTGACATTGTGCAACAATTGATGGCAAATGGAGCTGTTGTGAACCAATCGAGCGTTTATGGAGAGACTCCCTTAATTTTCGCCTGTCAAAATGGTCATACGGAAGTTGTGCGTTTAATTATCAAAGAAGCCTCATTAGATGCGTGCAATAATCAACTTGGAAATACGGCgatattttttgctgttgaaaaaaatcatttggaaATCGTAAAACTGCTGCTTGAGCACGGCGCTTCTTATAATATTACAAATCGTCAAGGCTACTTACCGAAAGTCATCGCCGAAATGCACGGATTTGCCGATATTGTCGATTTATTTccgaaaaatgaggaaatttatcaaatcccggacacttttttatgttatCAACATTACACGGATCAAGTTCCCGGCTTATTTGGACAAAAACCAGCAGCTCCGCCCTATTTTTATCGCATTCGTGAGATTTTAAACGGATTGGAGCTTGATTCGCTGCTTCCATTACTTGCCAAATCGAGTACAAGCCTTCCGCAGTTCCTGACAATGAATGAAGAGAAACTCTCAGCAGCTGGAATTGACTTGCCAATTTTTCAGAAGAAGATTTTGCATGGGTTATTGCGATTTCATGCACATAAATGGGCGAAAACAAGTATCGCGCCTCTTACGAAGTCAAGTCATGTTGatcattttcatgttttttcgaTGATGGCGGCACATTTGCAACATTTGGTTGTCCTGAGATGCAGTTTGGTTTATATTTTGCAACTTGTGAAGGATCATCCGACATTTCCGAAGCCTCAGATTAAGGAAATTTGGAATGTTATGAAGAATTTGGAGACTTATATGCAAGAGTTGCATAagatttttgtgataattgaCAAGAAACGTCGCGTTGAaccgaaaattgatgaaataacGGCTGAAAAAGCGAAGAAAATGCCGCAGAAGAATGTCTTTACGAAGAAAATTGTTAAGTTTTCGTCAGTTTTGGGAGTTTTTGCATTAGTTGGAGTGTTccttattaagaaattaacgtaa
- the LOC134827599 gene encoding large ribosomal subunit protein uL15 — translation MATLKKRKKTRKLRGHVSHGHGRIGKHRKHPGGRGNAGGMHHHRINFDKYHPGYFGKVGMRNFHLNRNHQFCPTINLDKLWSLVGEEKRLECQKDPKKVPVVDIVQFGYYKLLGHGHLPKQPIIVKAKYVSHKAENKIKAAGGACILRA, via the exons ATGGCT accctcaaaaaaaggaaaaagaccAGAAAGCTTCGTGGGCATGTCAGTCACGGTCATGGTCGTATTG GCAAGCACCGCAAGCATCCCGGAGGTCGCGGTAATGCCGGTGGTATGCATCATCATCGCATCAACTTTGACAAATACCATCCCGGTTATTTCGGCAAAGTTGGCATGAGAAATTTCCATTTGAATCGTAATCACCAATTCTGTCCCACAATCAATTTGGACAAATTGTGGTCGCTTGTCGGCGAGGAGAAACGTTTGGAATGCCAAAAGGACCCCAAAAAGGTGCCCGTTGTTGACATCGTTcaattt GGCTATTACAAATTGTTGGGCCATGGACATCTCCCCAAGCAACCAATTATTGTTAAGGCAAAATACGTCTCACACAAAGCCGAGAACAAAATCAAGGCTGCAGGAGGAGCTTGCATCTTGAGAGCTTAA